The nucleotide window TAACTTCATTCACATGCTCTCTAGCTGCAGATGAAACTTGCAGGAGATCGTTTCATTGATTAGCCTGATACTGCAGATCGGCTACTCGTTCTAGGAAGCTCCCCTCCAATTAACTTTGCACAACATGAACTATCCATTAACTCAAGTCAAATCTGACATGGTTTTTTAAGTCAATATATGCATGGCACGATGTTTCAGTGATAACCATGCATGTAAGTTTACTCCCACTATGCCACTATGGATATGGGATAACCctagaaggaagcaaaggtgcaGGAAGTTGCTGGCATACAATGGACATTAACCAGTTTACTTTCAGCTGCCAAGTCGTCGCCTACTCGGTCAAACAAGATTAGCGTGATCGGAGCCGATCCGCTTGACATAAGAAAGAACCCACTAGGTCAAGTAGATGCTCGAACATACATTTGCAAGATCACCTCAATGCTATATATACCCATTCATTTCCATGGTCTACCATCAGCCGATCTCATCTAGCACTTGGCTACACTCTCACAATGGCTGCCATTAAGCTTGTGTCACTTAGCTTGGTTGTGCTGCTGAGCATTGGGTTAGCCAGCGCCACTAGGGTAGTTAGATACGCCAGCTCCACGGGGACAGGCTCGGGAGTGGGGAATGGTGGTGGCACTGTGAACGGTAGCGGTGGAGGGACTGGGAGTGGCAATGGGAATGCCTACAGTGGTAGTAGTGGAGCCCATGCAAATGCGGGAGGGGGCGGTAGCGGGGGTGGTGCGTCGCAGGATGGCGGCACCGGACATGGCGCTGGGTCCGGCGACGGCTCAAGCTCTAGCTATACGAGCGACGGAAGATATACCTATGGTGGTGATTCTTATGCAGGCGGTAATGGTGCCGGCAGCGGCGGCGGACAGGCAGCGGGCCCTGGTTCCAGCGGTTACGGAGCCGGTGGTGGTGCTGGTTCTGGCTCTAGCGCGGCAAGTGGTGGCTGGTACCCATATGCGAATGCCAATGCTAATGGTAACGGTGGAGGCACAGGAACTGGTCagaacggcggcggcggtggcggcacaGGAGGTGGCAGCGGTAATGCTGGTGCATACCCTTAAGTTATCTTTGTCTATGTGATAGATCTGAAGATGGAGCCCAGACTTtcatgtttttttttctttctgtttgCACCTTGTGGCCCCGTTAGTTTGCGGCGTTTAAGTTCTTGTATGCTTTTTCATGTATACTAGTAGTATGGATGAATCAATAATGGGCCCCATCAACTTGTGTTATTACTCTTCGCTACCTCGGAATTTCAATTCATGTTTCTTGTCTCTATATATCAGACCGACAAATGAAGTGTTTCAGAAAACGGTTAAATACCTGGAATGCTGGAAACCAAGCCCCTTGCTCTAGTTGGGTAGAAGGCCGTTTTGGCTCTTGGGTGCATATGCTCCCTAATGAACAGTGAATTTAAAATAAATAGTAAATAAAATTAAAAAATTCTGAATTTATTCGTAGATGTTCTTGTTAGTGTAACAAGTGTGCTTGTCAATTTTCGTGTGAAATAGAATGACGGTGCTTCGTCGGTAAAAAAAAGCAAAATAAATGTAACATTTGGAGGTAACATTTGTCGTTCGACTTGTGTTTTTTGCACAGATCAAAATACTTGGGCTATCCTCCTAAAAATTTGTAGGTAGCGTTTTGGTGTGACAATGGTCACATCTattcttttcaaaaaaaaatacaTTTGGAAAAAAAATTGATGGGCAGGAGCATATGCTTCCAAGAGCTGAATTGGATTTCCGTATAGTATACAGCTAAACGAAGAATATGAGGCCGTAATATTTCGGGGCAGAGGGAGTAAGTAGTTAGCAAAAGCGTAGAAAAAAATTTGTTTCGTGTGCGGGTTGAGAAGGAAAGGCCTCTGAATCAATCATTGCATTTCTTCGTGTGATGTTTTCTTTGCTCCCTTGCTTGGGCTAGGTTGTACACGTCACACATACAAATACAAATTATTCACTACCAGCTATATCTTTGTAGGTTTACTCCATAAAGTTTTCCTATTTTATAGTTTTGTAGGGTGGGGGCATATGTCCCCTATCCGTGATGTATGTAACACCctgataatcaagctacagtaacctcacCCTAATATGCCATGTCATTATGTCTCCTAGCCGTGACTTATTTTACATGGATCAAATGGGATGTTGACCCATGCCAAGTTCCACAAAGGGGTCTCATTCTCGATTTCGAAGAGGAAGGCATCCACGGGTCGGGCGGCACCTCTTGGCGTATTGGTACAAGAATGCAGCTTGCAAATATTTCTGCAGAAAAATGTATTCTCTATCAGAAACAATCTAACATGTTCAGGTAACTCATATATGGATATGATTAAGTACCTCCCGATGTGGGTGATGCGGAGGAGGAAGACCCAAATGAATAAGGCGACGAGGAGCACTAGGAAGCCTTCTTTCGGGTCACTCATGTAGACCCCAAAAATGAAGGAACAAATGATGCAAATGATGTAGAATATGCTGATAAAAATAATCCCTATCATGCCATCATTCGTCTTGTAGAATTTTTCATTCATTACCAACACCATTATAGCCGCCGCAGTGTAGAACGCCATCGTGTTCATCATCTTGAAATAATAGTATTTGTTGTTGAATTTGTTTTGCAATACAGATGCGCCCGTATCGTGTCCTTTGGGACCGTCCGTGTCATCTTGCCAATAGCCTCCTCGGGGGCTCATGCCGGCTTGGTAGGACGACGTCGCCACAAAAGACGCAATGACCAACACCAAATTGACCTTCTACTCCAACAATTTCCTCGGCCCGTCGACAACGTCATACCCTTGTTCGAGCATGAGCTCCTCAACATGGTCCTAACCAGTGCATGCACACAACAGCTAATGAACGTGACCAACTCATCGGCATGGATTACGTGAAAGAAAAGAGTTTTACTTGGGTTTAAAATAAGAAGTCGATAATGCAACCTATAATGGTAGTGAATGTTAAAATACCTATGAGTTAGTGGTGCCATTAGCATGAAGTAACGTTCTGCCATTAGCATGAATGACGTTGGATAATTAGTGCTTAGTGCTAGAATTCAGAAGGACTAGAGTCCTCTCTTGATT belongs to Triticum urartu cultivar G1812 chromosome 7, Tu2.1, whole genome shotgun sequence and includes:
- the LOC125525440 gene encoding glycine-rich cell wall structural protein 1.0-like; the protein is MAAIKLVSLSLVVLLSIGLASATRVVRYASSTGTGSGVGNGGGTVNGSGGGTGSGNGNAYSGSSGAHANAGGGGSGGGASQDGGTGHGAGSGDGSSSSYTSDGRYTYGGDSYAGGNGAGSGGGQAAGPGSSGYGAGGGAGSGSSAASGGWYPYANANANGNGGGTGTGQNGGGGGGTGGGSGNAGAYP